The segment GAAGCTGGATTCACAAGGGGAAATGGTCAGTGGCGTTTGACAGGAAAGTATCCCACTGTGGTCAGCCAATTCCTGTTTGGAGCTGATAAGGGGGACACATTGCACATTTTTTTGTGTTTGCTCAGGGTTTGGAGTAAGCAACATTTAGGGATCTGTAGGAAAGCCAGGAGCCTGACTAAAGTCTGGTCAAGACAAACAGAGGGTAAGAAATGGGAAACTGAATGGTCATTGGCTTGAGGTGCACAAGGTCTGCAGCCTAAAGTTTCCTGATGTGTGGTGCCTGCTCTTTTCTCCCACGCCCTTTCTGTGAGCCTATTACCAATGCCCTACGAAGGATggcctctctctctttgcccttgtctctcttttctctttcctttctgtaacgccatttaaaaattttcctcaaGATCCCTGGCAGATGCcaaacttttctctctctctctctctatatatagaaatatatagaaataaataaataaataaataaatatatatatatatatatatatatatatagagagagagagagagagagagagagagagatggggtctcgctatattgaccaggctggtcttgaactcctggcctcaagcgatcctcccatcttggcctctcaaatattaggattacaggtgtgagccactatgcctggcctggtCATTCCCTTCTTtatttgttccttccttccttcttttcttccttccttctttccttcatttgttAAACCAGCAAGTACTTTTGAGGTTCTCTGTGGAACAACATAGTGGTAAATTTTGGGTCCTTGCTTTGAAAACAATGCAGCCTAGTGGGGAAATTAGATAAGTAAAtttaagttaataaataaataaataaatacagtatgaTAAAGATTATAAAAGAGTTCtgttgggatgccgaggcgggtggatcacctgaggtcaagagtttgagaccagcctgaccaacatggtgaaaccccatctctactaaagatacaaaaattaggggggctgaggcaggagaattgcttgaacccgggaggcggaggttgtagtgagcctagatcacgccattgcactctagcctgggcgacaaagcgagactcattACCTCCCTCAACCCCCACCCAAAAGCTCTGACCCTAATCCAAATCTGATCTAGTGGTTGTCAACCAGGGGTATTTTTGCCTTCTAGCAGACAGGTGGCAATATTTGAAGAcagttttggttgtcacaatggGGTGCATCCTGGCACCTAGTGGCTTACAGGCATACAATGTTGCTGAACATCCTACAGAGCTCAGAACAGTGCCCTCGACAAAGAATTGCCCAGCCCAAGAGGCCAGCAGTGCAGAGGATGAAACAGCGATCCGATCCCTGACCTCATCAACCAAGTGTTAGGAATTTTCAGGGAGGGAAATGACAAGAATGTGAGCTCAACAATGGGCCCCGCCATGTTCAATAAACAGGTGGGTGTGGAACAACCTAGCTTTAAAATAAACAGCTTCAAAGTCTCATTTGATGTGAAAGCTTTGTTTTGTCAGGAAAATACATGCAGATTGTTGGGCTAGCTTCAAAGACGGCTCTGGGGCCTGCCCTTTGTACCCTGGAGTATTAAGGCCTGTGTCAGCCCACCTCTCCCTCCTTGCACCACACTGCCTTTGGAAGAGTGTTTTAAAGCTCACAAAGTATATTCTGGGAGAGACGAGGAGTGCCTGGACAAGCATCTCAAACTCTCCAAACTATTatagcttctgagccaggaggaAGGTTTTGCCCAAGCGGAAGGCCCAGGATGGGGCTTGAAGGGTGAACCCAGGAGTGGGAGCTGAAAACCCTCAATACCCCAGAGACCTTCCCAAGATTTCTCTTGGTTGCtcagtcttcctgcctttttcCTGTCAGACAACACACAATATCAGAAATTCATCTTTAGATAAGGAGGAAGGAGACACCAGCCAACTCAAGGGACAGCAATGATACTCAGGCTGGGAACCCTGATATTTATAAGATAGCTGCAAGAGCAGAAGCTTTCAAACTTCTTTGACCATAgcctgagaaaaatatattttatatattaattagtacatatatatgtgtgtgaacaGAATTTTTGCAAAACAAAATGTATCCTTACAAGCTGATATGCTCCCTATTCTATACTAGACAAGTCTACTCCGATTTAAAAATGCTGGTCAGCAACCCACTATATTGAATTCAAGATCCACAATctctaaagggccagatagtgaATACTTATGGCTTATGAGCCACATATCCTGTTCTACAAGTCTTgttgcatatttttttttctacaatccCTTAAAAAGGTAAAACTATTAGCTGTGGTCAACTTTGGCTTAGGTCAGTTTATGCATATCGGGTTTGAAGACCATTACCGTGAGTGTGCCCACCTTATGGTAATGTAGTCTGCAAaccacattttattattattttttgacacagggtctcactttgtcatccaggatggagtgcagtggtgcgatcttggctctctgcaggcttgacctcctgggttcaagtgattctcttgcctcagcctcctgagtggctgggacaacaggcgaacgccaccaaacctggctaatttttttacattttttgtagagatggggtttcattatgttgcccaggctggtccacctgccttggcctcccaaagtgttaggattacaggcatgagccaccacacctggcctttcaAACCACATTTTAAAGACTAGAGTTATTGAAagattccagaaagaaaaaaagttttttttgttatttttttttccaagacaagagtcttgctctgttgcccaggctggagtgcagtggcaagatctcagctcactgcaacctccacctatcaggttcaagtgattcttgagcctcccgagtagttgagattacaggtgcatgccagcatgcctggctaatttttgtatttttagtagagatggggtttcaccacgttggccaggctggtcttgaactcctgacctcatgatccacccacctcggcttcccaaagtgctgggattacaggtgtgaaccaccgtgcccagcctgtttgttttatgagacaaagtctcactctgtcacccaggcgggagtgcagtggcacaatcatagctcactgaagcctagaactcccgggctcaagtgaccctcctggcctcagcttccccagttgctaggactacaggcacacaccaccatgcccagctaattaaaacaaatttttttttttttttttatagagacagggtctcactatgttggctgggctggtcttaaactcctggcctccccacctcagcctcccaaagctctgggattacaggcatgagccaccttgcctgccTGAAAAGAGTTTTGATAGTTTAACCTTAAGCCATCTAACTCTTCATGGTCAAACCATAATTGGCCAGCAGGACACCAGTTTGTAGCTCCTGTTTTTAGGGATGAGTGTAACTTTATCTTCCATGTATAcctttttcaatgttttattacATTAGTTGCCTCTTTTAAATTTGTGACAAAACTCTTCTTTTTCAAACTACTTGGTAGTTGGTGTCAAAATGACTACAACAGGATTATTGAAGACTACAATTTGAAAGTTGTGTTATTTTATgttcaagaaaattaaataaaaacaactattttttaCCTAAGATGCTACAGTACACAATTACTTCCGAATGCATGAtatcttttgatctttaaagCAATCCTGtgcagctacccaggaggctgaggcaggagaatggcttgaaccacggagctggaggttgcagtgagccgagatcgtgccactgcactccagcctggtgacagagcgagaccccatctcaaaaaaaaaaaaaaaaaaaagaaaaaaagcaatcctGTGAAATAAATTAGTAGATATTGTTCTGGCCttttaagagaagagaaaatggattgCTAGAATTTTCATTGATTTGCCTACTTGGCAAATGATAGAACATAGATAAAAAAATTGAGcccaggggccaggcacggtggctcacgcctgtaatcccagcactttgggaggctgaggtgggtggatcacgaggtcaggagttcaagaccagtctggccaacacagtgaaaccccgtctctactaaaaatacaaaaaattagccaggcgtggtagtgtgcacatgtaatcccagctactcgggaggctgaggcaggagaatcgcttgaacccaggaggtggaggtggcagtgagctgagatggtgccactgcactccctcctgggtgacagagtgagactctttctcaaagaaaaaaaaaattgagcccagttttttttatttttattttttaatctagtcACTAGCTTCATTATAAACAGCAAAAATATCAattaaatatgtgttgtataCTTGACATAGCGTAGGTCTTGTAATATCAGTTCTTACTATCTTACTTTTTTCAGGGCTCTATTGCACTGAAATGCATTGATTGGAGTTACTTCCGAACAGGTCTAATTTTTTACCATGGAGTATCTTACAACATGGAGCAGCACATTTTCTGCACATTGATGAGATAAAGTCTTATATACCTAGACCCAAAGGTTTCAAGGGCTTCTACTGCTCCATTATATATTGATAGGGTTTGACTgtatccccatccaaatctcttcttgaattgcagctcccataattcccacgtgttgtgggagggacccagtgggagataattgaatcatgggggcagtttcccccgtactgttctcatgatagcaaatAACTCTCAtaagatctgacagttttataaggggtttccccttttgcttggctctcattctctcttgactGCTGCAATGTAATcagtgactttgctcctcctttcccttccgccatgattgtgaggcctctgcagccatgctgaactgtgagtcaattaaatctctttccttataaattacccagtcttgggtatgtctttgtcagcagcatgaaaatcgACTAATACATGTATTGTGAAACTTTGAGATGGTGCCTTGTAATCCCGTAGGATTTGAACATAGTTTAACATCTGGTTAAAACCTGTTGTGGAAAAAGCCCACCACAGGGGTCAGTAAAAGAGATGCTTCGAGGAGTAGCACTCCTGCAAATCCCGGGACCACTGCACAAAATCTCTCAAAGCCACATTGCTTGGCTTTGGGGTGTCCCACTGCTGGCATCCAGGTCCCCTGAAACAGTGAATAATTCCGAGTGAACTGCTTTGTGATCCTTGTGAGATTCCTCTAAGATGGCGTCCTCTCCCGGTGGCTTTTGAGGAGTTTCTTTTTTGGGTTTTGCATGAAAAAAACATGCTCTTCTTGGGCATTGGTAGAAAAGGTGAGAAAAGGAAGGCCACGGAGACAGAGGCCAAGGATATGACGTTGAGGTAAAAGTACGACAGGTTCACCGGGGATACCAAGAGTTGGGCCAGCACCGACCCTGCTGTGTAGGCGGCCAGCGTGACACTCCTGCAGTAGCCGCTCACTCTCTGGTAGTGCTCGGGGCTGACCACGCTGTATATGTAGGCGTAGTAGGCCACCTCGGCGGCGGTGACCATCCCGTAGAAGAACTCTACAACCTGCATGGTCTTCACTCCTTGGCCAAACAACAGCAGCAGCCAGGTAATGATGAAACTAATACTTTGCAAGATGATGACTGGCTTGTAGCGGACATAATCGGTGAGGACAAACACAGGCGGCAGCAGCACCAGGTAGGAGTATGTCTAAATGGGGAAGATCTCATTTGTTATCTGCAAGATTTAGTGGGGAGagtgcaaagacaaaaaaaatcaggaCGTGAAATACACCCTGGGCCTCTGACACTTAACATTATCAAGATGACATGTATCAACCCCAGGACGCACTGCTTGGCCTTTGCCAAAGTGGGTCTAGTTTCATGGTTTACATGAATTTCTAACAATActttggaaagcaatggaaaactGAAATTCAGGGAAACAAATTGAACGACAGATATTCATAAGGTGTGAATTTATACTTCCAGGTGTAAAAAACACAGCAGCTATTATCTTAGTTATCTGCcttttaaactttataaatgTAATTTGATCTGCAATAAGCTATGGAGGCTAGGAAAAGAGGCCATAATGGATAAATTAATCTTTTTACACTTGACAGGATTTCCAGAACAATCCAGGGCTGCTCAGATACTGTTGCTTACTAGCATGTAACAAAATAGTTTATTCTTCTTCACAGTGAGAACCAAAAGGTCAAAAAGGATGTTTCAGTACTGGAAGAACCTGACCGCCCTCTTTCCCTTTGATACCCATCAGTACAAAAGTGAGGAGCCCGTTGTGATACCATCTTGGTGATCAGGAAAATGTGGAACAAATGACCACTTTGAGATTGAATGTCAGAGGaagaaatgtgtgtgtttatcttcTACTCTTCCATTTTCTTCACGTTACTTTTTTGGGCTGCCCTGGAGGAACCATAAGAAACTACTTAGTAGCTCTCTCATTCAAGTCAATTTTGGCCACAGTTTCTCTTGGAACTGGTGGCACTGGCCAATTATCGGAGCCTATCTGTAGTAAGTGATTATTTCACTTTCTATAAGGGGAGTGTACAGCGGGTGGAGGATGTCATAAAGGCGGTTGGGGTAGACCTTCCCAAATCCCTGTCCTCTGAATTTCTAGACAACCGAAATAAATCCACAGATTTACTGAGCCTGAGAATGCCCTTTGCTATGACCTAATCTGTGTCCTCATGCTTTGGGTTCCCAGGTAGACTTTTACCCAAGCACTCTTGAAGTTTGGTAGAACTTTATTCTTGCTGTTTTTGGCTTTTGGGTATAGTCACTAACATGGTAAAAGCTGTATGCCAGATATGCTTTTTGTGACAATCTCTGGTATTTGAATCCAGCCCAGTCATAGCTTCTAGCTAAACCAGTTTGTACCTCATGGGATGTACTGGTGTTTATTGTGAAGAAAAAAGGTGGATTGGTTTAGAAGGCAAAATCTACTTGGTGTGAGGTGGGTGAATGTAGATGGTGGCTAGGAAAGAGAggcaaaataagataaaattgttGGGTgcaacggctcatgcctgtaatcccagcactttgaaagaccaaggtgggaggattgcttgagcctgggagttccagaccagcctaggcaacatagtgagaccctctctctacaaaaaaaagaaaagtaaaaattagcctggcacctatagtcctagcagcttgggaggctgaggcaggaggattgcttgagcccaggagtttgaggctgcagtgagctatgatcatgccactgcactccagcctgggcatgccATTTAAGACCATGGATTCTGCAGTCAGACAGTCAGGTCCAAATCCTTCTCTGCTGCTTACAAACATGTGACCTTTGGTAAGTTACTGGACCTCTTTAtacctcagattcctcatctgtaaagtggggatgataATATGTTTTGAGGATTCCATTTGCTAGTACATGttaaaacaatgcctggcacacactaCGCAGTCATCAGTCATAAGCTATACAATTTGCCATACTGATGGCTTTGAAAGGTATTGATGTGCTGACACGCACATCTTACCACTAGCCTGGGATCTCCTTGAAAGCAGGGATTCAGTTTTGTCACCTTAGAgtctagcacagtgtctgaccCATCAAAGGTATcgagctgggagcagtggctcatacttataatcccagcactttgggaggtagaggcgggtggatcacttgaggccaggagttcgggacctgcctggccaacatggcaaaactctgtctctactaaaagtacaaaaattagccaggcatggtggcacatgcttgtagtgccagctactctggaggctgaggcacaagaattgcctgagcctgggaggcagaggttgcagtgagccatgatctcaccactgtactccagcctgggcagcagagtgagaccccgtctcaaaaaaaaaaaaaagtatcctagAAGCGCTTGTTGAAAGTACAGTCATCAAACCAGACTTTTCTAACTGaccataaaaattcaaataataatatgttttccaaacGTTTAACTTATTTAGAGTTGTTCTCTGGAGTGAGAACTACAAGCCACCATCTGATTCTCAAGAATATGCTGGTTACTTACTCCTAAAACAGCTCTGGAATAAGGAAAAGAGGATTTCCTGGTGGGAAGAACATGGGCATTGTAGTTGAGTAAATTTAAATCTCTAATCCACTCTTTCAAGTCATGTGATCCTGTCCGAGTTTCTCTGTGtcttggggcctcagtttcccttacCTGACTAGGGAGATTGTAATGCACATCACACAGGTGTAGTCGTGAAGAAATTTCCTGGCCTAATGCTTTCATGGTAGCAGGTGCATAACTTGGGTTACATTCCACGTTATGCCACCTCTACGTAGGAATCCACATCTAGCTTCTGTGGCCATGGAAGAGAGAAGGACCTTCTTTCAGAGCGTGGAGACACTGGTCATCATCCAGCTCGTATAAGTCACAGGCAGGTGCTGGAGCCTGAAACCATTAAGTTTTAAGTGAGTTTAGCAATTGAGATTGTTATTTACACTGATTAGTCCCGCTGGTGATTAAGGGGAATAGCCAGGGGATACCTGTATTCATTAGAAATAATCCTCTGGAAACTGAGATATTAAATAATTGCATACTTTAGAAAAATGCATAATTTCTTGTCACCAGATCCATTGCAGTTTTACAAGTGTATTTTGGAGAACATTAATTCCTGGGTTACTTCTAATAAAATAGAGAGTAGAAATGATttctagggccaggcacagtggctcacatctatcatcccagagttttgggaggccaaggcaggaggatcacttgagcccaggtgatggaggctgcagggaggtatgatcgtgccactgcactccagcctgagtaatagtgtgagaccttgtctcaaataaaaccCCCCAAATTAGCCAGGAAATCTCAAATCCTCTTTCTGAATCAGTCATGGACAAAATATCACTCACCATTTTTGAGGACCAGGAGAGACCATGGCTTCAGGTTTTTATATTGGAAATAACTCCTGATTCCTCCCCTAATGCTAGCAGCAGAATGTTTAATTCAAGATGGTTGGATGGGTTGGTTCAACTAAATTAGGAAGTCCATCACCAGCACAGTGAAAAGACTCAAAGAATATGAGTGATCACATGGAGAAATAGCTACAACAAATCCTCTTCAGTGTGAGATTTCCACAACTCTGATTAGGATGGGCACCAAGTTTGCCCCCTGCTAGTATcttcatttattataaaaagatGGTGAatggtatattattttatttgtcagCATTCTGCTTACATGGCCCCTCTGAACTGAATGCTTTTCCTTATGGACTACAGAAAACGAATGACTACCTAggaaaaactttgaaaacataaagAATACAATATCCCTTGATTATGTGGTCTGTCTGAGATGGAAGGGAGCAAAAAACAGCCTGAAAGATTCAAACATTCTTTCCTTAGGGCTATTTTTCTAACTTCAAGGCATTCTTCTATTTTTACAATTAAAGGCAGAgttataactatgtaacaaaaaagacaaacagtGAACTTACAATCCCATGTTATGCCAGTGGCATACTTTTTAATATATCAAGCaggtgttaatttttatttactgtttAACCTCTGCTTCAAAGGTCATTGGTTAACATGGTCATTGGTTAAAATCACTTAAAACGTCACCGAAGAAATGCTCTGATTTGCTCCTAATTATGTTAGAATGTAAATTTCTAACCATTGCAAGGAAGATGGGTGCAGAGAAAGCAGTGGACTTCTGGTCTGGGCCACTGGTCTATCCTAGTGTTGCTATAGACAGGGAATCCTGGAACTTGGGGGTTCTGGCTATTGCAGAGCTGGTGGGCTGCTCTGAGCAGCTTGGTATTTCATAAACATCCCAGGTATTACTGTGATGTGGTCAtcagatatttttttctgttgtactTAATCACAGCTAGCTGACCTTACTCAGATTCCTTAACCTAAGTCCCACTGATTAAGAGAAGATAAAAATTATCCACTATTTTGTTTGTAAGGAGTAAATAAGATCAATAGGGGAGGAATCCAAGCAGCACCTAGTATAATAAATACAGCTGTCTTTCCCTTGCTTTTCCTTGAAAATCTCGTCTAGTCCCAGTCACCCAGAAGATCACAAGGACCAATGAATTGATGATAAAATAAAAGCTCATAATGTCAGACCCAGCTAATATAGATTGTTGATCAtctgtacaaaaatcaatgtaaaaggttacaaaatcaatttcAAGGCTATCCTGTAAGAATAGAGAGAGATTGAAAAAGTAAATTTATGACTTAATTAAGGTTGCAAGGAAAACTGTTTCTTTAAGGAATTACGTTGTTTGAAAGCACTTTATAAATACTAACTTATGTAAGACTAGCAATAAATCATTCTTAACTGCTTTTTAATCAAATGTTCAGTCCTTCATTCCATAGTTCCTTCCATAGGGAACCCTTGGTCGGCTTCGTTAAATTCTGCTCAAAATACATGCTTTCCACACCCATACTTCCCTATTTGGATGTTTTACTGATTCATTTTGATTCTTCTCTACATAGTCtaaatcagcaaatatttaccatATGTACTTTTTAAAGAGTTGAAAGGAAGTTATCCCTATATTCTAGCTCCTCATGACTCGTGTCTCAGcatgaaaagtatttttttatccAGATTACTTAAATCAACATTGCATGCCAACATTTCCCATCTGAACCTTGGCCTGCCCGTTTTTCCTGGCAATGTTGCTTAACACCCACTGACCATGTAGTCTCATCATTTTTAATGGTGATGAGGCAGATTTCCTCCTAGTTCACATTGAATAGTCTATGTCACTGATCTTGCTATTTGGATGCCATGAGCTAGGACTAGGGACTCATTTCAATGGCctgtttctctgtcacccaggaaatCACAAGGCTCAATGAATTGCTGATAGCAATTTTGGTACTGAAAAGTAGGGCGGGGCTATACCAAATATGTAAAAGTGTGGAAGTGCCTTTGGAATTCTGTAATGGGTAGAGGCTAGAAGTGTTTTGAAGCACTTCACAGAAAAAGCCTAGATCACATGTCCAAAATTGTTGGTAGAAATACAGACATTAAAGGCAattctgggccgggtgcagtggcttatgcctgtaatcccagcactttgggaggccgaggcaggtggatcatgaggtcaggagttcgagagcagcctggccaacatggtgaaatcccatctctactaaaaatacaaaaatcagttgggcgtggtggtgcgtgcctgtaatcctagccactcagaaggctgaggcaggagaattgcctgaacctaggaggcagaggttgcagtgagctgagatcatgccactgtactccagcctgggcgacagagcaagactgcctggTGGAGTCGGGGTAGGCTGGAGGAAAGACAATTCTGATGAGGGCTCAAAAGGAAGAGGAGAGCTACAAAGAAAGCTTCTATTGTCTTAGAGAATACATGTACCACCATGTACTGAATGTTTCTAGAATTATGCACATTACAAGGTgtttctggtgaggtctcagatggaaagggGGAGCTTTTATTGGACACTGAAGGAAAGGTGATTGATCTGTGTTATAAAGCAGCAGAGAACTTGGCTGTATTATGTTGTGCTGTTGGAAGGAAAGTAGAATTTGTAAGTGATGATGCACTTGGATATTTAGCTGAGGAGAATCCCAAGGAAAGTGTGCAAAGGGGAAGCCTGATGTCTCCTTGTTGCTTGTAATAAAATGtgagaagaaagagataaattgAAGAAGGAACTGCTAAGCAAAAAGGAAGCAGTACCTGATTTGGAAAATTCTCCACCTGTCCAAATAGTATACTATAGAAATGTCAAAAGTATGGCTCAACAAgtgtttgctaaataaatgagGTGTGTGGCTCATGGATCCAATCATTTATCTCATCAGAAGCCAGGAATAGAGATGTAGTTGTTCAGGAAAGATCTGTGCAGGGCCCTCTTGTCTGATGGCTTAGATCACCATGAatttcttgggaggctgacaacgtttttgagaa is part of the Pan paniscus chromosome 13, NHGRI_mPanPan1-v2.0_pri, whole genome shotgun sequence genome and harbors:
- the LOC100992218 gene encoding LOW QUALITY PROTEIN: thiamine transporter 2 (The sequence of the model RefSeq protein was modified relative to this genomic sequence to represent the inferred CDS: inserted 1 base in 1 codon; deleted 1 base in 1 codon; substituted 3 bases at 3 genomic stop codons); the encoded protein is MKALGQEISSRLHLCDVHYNLPSQITNEIFPIXTYSYLVLLPPVFVLTDYVRYKPVIILQSISFIITWLLLLFGQGVKTMQVVEFFYGMVTAAEVAYYAYIYSVVSPEHYQRVSGYCRSVTLAAYTAGSVLAQLLVSPVNLSYFYLNVISLASVSVAFLFSPFLPMPKKSMFFHAKPKKETPQKPPGEDAILEESHKDHKAVHSELFTVSGDLDXQQWDTPKPSNVALRDFVQWSRDLQECYSSKHLFYXPLWWAFSTTGFNQMLNYVQILRDYKAPSQSFIYNGAVEALETFGSSRGSLHSGYIKVIWDLLGELPLVIFSGADGGSLCPMHFTTNIXVRYAGLLIFKSSFMLFITIAVFQIGVNLSMEDYALTFGINPFIALMIQPIVTMTVVDNQGLGLPVDIQHKAKPSPKASQMLPPDLGPPSFQNLLSPSEKLEPWDPGMRKLTVQTCRLTFIHPAGHGLCHPTAQASAETLSSTALNRPSVREGACNEKSTENKKPQDSVL